Proteins encoded together in one Streptomyces umbrinus window:
- a CDS encoding Rv1733c family protein: MRTRIRGWRWRRNPLRRRSDVVEAWTALCVAVLLCVGGPLAGIAAGWWAYDGARTRAEEQRSQRHRVPAEVTEHAPAAVPTSEGERQPTYRVTVRWTEPGEPPRTDKARVPAGTRSGDRAYIWLDDRGRVVPAPADGTAVWQHTLSAGACATGLFAGGVLGTYAVVRRVAGRHRLAEWEQEWAYTGPEWRRHCT, translated from the coding sequence TGGCGATGGCGGCGCAATCCGCTGCGGCGCCGCTCGGACGTGGTGGAGGCGTGGACCGCGCTGTGCGTCGCGGTCCTGCTGTGCGTCGGCGGCCCGCTGGCCGGGATCGCCGCGGGCTGGTGGGCGTACGACGGAGCGCGGACCAGAGCCGAGGAACAGCGCTCCCAACGGCACCGGGTGCCCGCCGAGGTCACCGAGCACGCGCCCGCCGCGGTGCCCACCTCGGAGGGGGAACGGCAGCCGACCTACCGGGTGACCGTCCGCTGGACCGAGCCGGGCGAGCCGCCGCGTACGGACAAGGCCCGGGTACCCGCCGGCACCCGGAGCGGCGACCGCGCGTACATCTGGCTGGACGACCGGGGCCGGGTCGTGCCCGCCCCCGCGGACGGCACCGCCGTGTGGCAGCACACGCTGTCGGCGGGCGCCTGCGCCACGGGCCTGTTCGCGGGCGGCGTCCTGGGGACGTACGCCGTCGTACGACGGGTCGCCGGGCGCCATCGCCTGGCCGAGTGGGAACAGGAGTGGGCGTACACGGGGCCCGAGTGGCGGCGTCACTGCACCTGA
- a CDS encoding 8-oxoguanine deaminase — protein sequence MPPAVDLLVKDAELLVVDGEREIPGGWVAVRDGRVAAVGGPGAEPEARSEVSAAGRIVTPGLINTHHHIYQNLTRSYAPAVNGSLFDWLTTLYPLWAALDEEAVYVSAYVGMTELLMGGCTTSSDHLYVHPRPRLVDAEIRAARDIGFRFHATRGSMTRSVEDGGLPPRSVTQTEEEVLADSERLIKAHHDPEPGALVRVALAPCSPFSVTKELMTATAELAERYDVRLHTHLAEDRDEDTYCLETYGCRPVEYFEDTGWLSDRSWVAHCIYPNDAELRRLAGAGVGVAHCPSSNMLIGGGTARVREMRELGLPVGIGCDGSASTDHASLWMETRGALLLGRYRGGPGAMTARDALDIATRGSAQCLGRADELGHLRPGACADLVVWDLHEVARAGALSDPVEAWLRCGPGRAWTTVVGGRVLVDRGEPVLPGLRDALREHGRIARSMQRLG from the coding sequence ATGCCGCCTGCCGTGGACCTGCTGGTCAAGGACGCCGAACTGCTGGTAGTGGACGGGGAACGGGAGATCCCGGGCGGCTGGGTGGCCGTCAGGGACGGCCGGGTCGCCGCCGTGGGCGGTCCCGGGGCCGAGCCGGAGGCCCGCTCGGAGGTGTCCGCGGCCGGCCGGATCGTCACCCCCGGACTGATCAACACGCACCACCACATCTACCAGAACCTCACCCGCTCCTACGCGCCCGCGGTGAACGGCTCCCTCTTCGACTGGCTCACCACGCTGTACCCGCTGTGGGCCGCGCTCGACGAGGAGGCGGTGTACGTATCGGCGTACGTCGGCATGACCGAGCTGCTGATGGGCGGCTGTACGACCTCCTCGGACCACCTCTACGTACATCCGCGCCCGCGTCTCGTGGACGCCGAGATCCGCGCCGCGCGGGACATCGGGTTCCGCTTCCACGCCACCCGCGGCTCGATGACCCGGTCCGTGGAGGACGGGGGACTGCCGCCGAGGAGCGTCACACAGACCGAGGAGGAGGTCCTCGCCGACAGCGAGCGGCTGATCAAGGCCCACCACGACCCGGAGCCGGGTGCGCTCGTCCGGGTCGCGCTCGCCCCCTGCTCGCCGTTCTCGGTCACCAAGGAACTGATGACGGCGACCGCGGAACTCGCCGAACGGTACGACGTTCGCCTGCACACGCATCTCGCCGAGGACCGCGACGAGGACACGTACTGCCTGGAGACGTACGGCTGCCGGCCCGTCGAGTACTTCGAGGACACGGGCTGGCTGAGCGACCGCAGCTGGGTCGCGCACTGCATCTACCCGAACGACGCCGAACTGCGGCGCCTCGCCGGGGCCGGGGTCGGCGTGGCGCACTGCCCCAGCTCGAACATGCTCATCGGGGGCGGCACGGCCCGCGTGCGGGAGATGCGCGAACTGGGTCTGCCGGTCGGCATCGGCTGCGACGGCTCAGCCTCCACTGACCACGCCTCGCTGTGGATGGAGACCCGCGGCGCGCTCCTGCTCGGCCGATACCGGGGCGGCCCCGGCGCGATGACCGCCCGTGACGCCCTCGACATCGCGACCCGCGGCTCCGCCCAATGCCTGGGCCGCGCCGACGAGTTGGGGCATCTGCGGCCGGGCGCCTGCGCCGACCTCGTCGTCTGGGACCTGCACGAGGTCGCGCGCGCGGGCGCGCTGAGCGACCCCGTCGAGGCCTGGCTGCGCTGCGGTCCCGGCCGCGCCTGGACCACGGTGGTCGGCGGCCGCGTCCTCGTCGACCGGGGCGAGCCGGTGCTGCCCGGGCTGCGTGACGCGCTGCGGGAGCACGGGCGCATCGCGCGGAGCATGCAGCGACTCGGCTGA
- a CDS encoding acetylxylan esterase, whose amino-acid sequence MALFDLPLDQLRNYRSASVEPEDFDAFWGKTLQEAREHGLDARFEPVEAHLKNVKVFDVTFAGFGGHPVKGWLTLPAWANTPLPTVVEYIGYGGGRGLPHTHLLWASAGFAHFVMDTRGQGGAWGGGGDTPDPVGSAPAYPGFMTRGVDAPENYYYRRVFTDGVRAVEAARSHEFVDSERVAVVGSSQGGGISIAVGGLVPDLSAVAPDVPFLCDYPRATTLTDRDPYREIGNYLKTHRGRTEQVLRTLSYFDGVHFATRGRAPALFSAALEDQTCPPSTVFAAFNAWGHDDKAIEVYDFNDHEGGGPFQEAVKLAWLPQRF is encoded by the coding sequence ATGGCCTTGTTCGACCTTCCTCTCGATCAGCTCCGGAACTACCGCAGCGCGTCCGTCGAGCCCGAGGACTTCGACGCCTTCTGGGGCAAGACGCTTCAGGAGGCGCGCGAGCACGGTCTGGACGCCCGCTTCGAACCCGTCGAGGCGCATCTGAAGAACGTGAAGGTCTTCGACGTCACGTTCGCCGGGTTCGGCGGCCACCCGGTGAAGGGCTGGCTGACGCTTCCGGCCTGGGCGAACACACCGTTGCCGACGGTCGTCGAGTACATCGGCTACGGCGGCGGACGCGGCCTTCCTCATACGCATCTGCTGTGGGCCTCGGCGGGCTTCGCGCACTTCGTGATGGACACGCGGGGGCAGGGCGGCGCGTGGGGCGGCGGCGGTGACACGCCGGACCCGGTGGGCAGCGCGCCCGCGTATCCCGGCTTCATGACGCGGGGCGTCGACGCTCCCGAGAACTACTACTACCGGCGGGTGTTCACCGACGGGGTACGGGCCGTGGAGGCGGCCCGCTCGCACGAGTTCGTCGACTCCGAGCGCGTCGCGGTGGTCGGTTCGAGCCAGGGCGGCGGCATCTCGATCGCGGTGGGCGGACTGGTGCCGGACCTCTCGGCGGTCGCGCCGGACGTGCCGTTCCTGTGCGACTACCCGCGCGCGACGACGCTCACGGACCGCGATCCGTACCGGGAGATCGGCAACTACCTCAAGACGCACCGCGGTCGCACCGAGCAGGTCCTGCGCACGCTCTCCTACTTCGACGGCGTGCACTTCGCCACGCGGGGCAGGGCGCCCGCCCTGTTCTCGGCGGCTCTGGAGGACCAGACCTGCCCGCCGTCGACGGTCTTCGCGGCCTTCAACGCGTGGGGGCACGACGACAAGGCGATCGAGGTGTACGACTTCAACGACCACGAGGGCGGCGGCCC